From Desulfomonilaceae bacterium, the proteins below share one genomic window:
- a CDS encoding gamma-glutamyl-gamma-aminobutyrate hydrolase family protein (Members of this family of hydrolases with an active site Cys residue belong to MEROPS family C26.), with translation MKKILTFCFALTLVLGVASLKLQATERVDDNGVAPSSQKSEVGVVGASSTWVVVNMFTGRSSKQAVIVQETLERLGAQGHGMILPYAEVTVENMKKLRPAFLALSPNGIPWCKYRGKNGQDLDNFFKSLRVIIEDMQIPVVGICGGHQALALAFGGKVGPIRGGEDDCFPYGHNPTEKGRHDVYVLHKDPLFLGMGKSLNLVQSHYDEVKKLPEGFVALAANKMCPYQIIRHPERPAYGVQAHTEYYMNSRPDGGMLLRNFLDIVRTHNRIVRSSDSLATSVSRVEEQRAGSSQKGLW, from the coding sequence ATGAAGAAGATTTTGACATTTTGTTTTGCTCTGACGCTGGTCCTGGGAGTCGCATCGTTGAAGCTCCAAGCCACAGAGCGGGTCGATGATAACGGAGTTGCGCCTAGTTCTCAAAAGTCTGAAGTTGGAGTTGTGGGGGCATCGTCTACATGGGTCGTCGTAAACATGTTCACCGGCAGGAGTTCAAAACAGGCGGTAATTGTGCAGGAGACACTGGAACGCCTTGGGGCGCAAGGACATGGAATGATATTGCCCTATGCGGAAGTTACTGTGGAGAATATGAAAAAACTTCGTCCCGCGTTTCTGGCCTTGAGCCCTAATGGTATCCCATGGTGCAAATACAGGGGTAAAAATGGACAAGATCTTGATAATTTTTTCAAGTCACTTCGAGTCATAATTGAGGATATGCAAATACCCGTAGTAGGCATTTGCGGTGGGCACCAGGCCTTGGCGTTAGCTTTTGGCGGGAAGGTGGGGCCTATCAGGGGAGGAGAAGATGATTGTTTTCCTTATGGGCACAATCCTACTGAAAAGGGCCGCCATGATGTTTATGTTCTCCACAAAGACCCGCTTTTTCTTGGAATGGGCAAGTCGCTCAATCTTGTTCAAAGCCACTATGATGAAGTCAAAAAACTTCCTGAAGGCTTTGTCGCCCTTGCCGCAAATAAAATGTGCCCGTACCAGATAATCAGGCATCCCGAGAGACCGGCTTATGGCGTTCAGGCGCACACGGAGTACTATATGAACTCTAGACCTGACGGAGGTATGCTCCTCAGGAATTTTCTAGATATTGTGAGGACTCATAATAGGATAGTTCGTAGCTCGGACTCTTTAGCGACCTCAGTCTCCAGAGTGGAAGAGCAGCGTGCGGGATCTTCCCAAAAAGGCCTTTGGTAA
- a CDS encoding hotdog fold thioesterase: MKEHKPNIDRKAEPVKYAVDIVGGDPFSRFLGIVVEDAGDSYARVSLKLKPEYCNAEARSHGGVIFSLADQAFAIACNSRGYMAFAAEMKINYFEATRAGDTVTAEAKPIDIRKRISLWNIEVRKQDSTLVAVAHGLAYHFVK, encoded by the coding sequence TTGAAAGAACATAAGCCGAACATTGACAGAAAAGCCGAGCCTGTGAAATACGCTGTAGACATAGTCGGAGGCGATCCATTCTCACGTTTCCTGGGGATTGTTGTTGAAGACGCTGGGGACTCTTACGCAAGGGTAAGTTTGAAACTGAAGCCTGAATACTGTAACGCTGAAGCTCGCAGTCACGGCGGAGTCATATTCTCACTTGCTGATCAAGCGTTTGCGATTGCTTGTAATTCCAGAGGTTATATGGCTTTTGCCGCCGAGATGAAAATCAACTATTTCGAAGCTACCAGGGCGGGAGACACTGTTACGGCAGAGGCCAAACCAATAGACATCCGAAAAAGGATCAGCTTGTGGAATATTGAAGTTCGGAAACAGGATTCCACCCTGGTCGCGGTAGCGCATGGACTGGCATACCATTTCGTCAAGTGA
- a CDS encoding sigma-54 dependent transcriptional regulator, with amino-acid sequence MNDPSNVGHVLVVEDDPFNGPFTTELLKAAGFKADLAGSAEQAIEFLENTDDSGPDLILLDVNLPGMDGLEMASKLKAHPEFQYIPIIIFTVHDTLEFKIQGLKSGGDDYLTKPFEPDELIARVNAMMRIRRLYQSLRDERRENKRLSYTLDASGKLGNLLGRSSKMREICDLILDISGSDSNVLIQGESGTGKEVIAKAIHGQSLRKNGPFVVVNCAAYAETLLQSELFGHEKGAFTGAIRSKKGRFEQANGGAIFLDEIGEVSLPTQVVLLRVIQEKRFERVGGEATVATDARIIAATNKDLKKSMVGGSFREDLYWRLNVINIEIPPLRERKEDIPQLVNNFVDLFNRKLGKNVRKIGAQAMDLIFQYHWPGNVRQLENAVERSVVLCKEDIIRPDDLPQELRPLDSSVIGASGSRTNLETLEREHVKSVLEQCGWNKFRAAQLMGISRSTLYSKMKKHELVGPG; translated from the coding sequence ATGAATGATCCCTCCAACGTTGGGCATGTGCTTGTCGTTGAGGATGATCCATTCAATGGTCCTTTCACGACAGAGCTGTTAAAGGCTGCGGGTTTCAAGGCAGACCTCGCTGGCTCCGCAGAGCAAGCGATCGAATTTCTAGAGAATACGGATGATTCAGGACCTGACTTAATTCTGCTCGATGTCAACTTGCCGGGAATGGATGGACTTGAGATGGCCTCGAAACTCAAGGCTCATCCGGAATTTCAATACATTCCAATCATTATTTTCACGGTACACGATACACTGGAATTCAAGATTCAGGGCTTGAAAAGCGGAGGTGATGATTACCTTACCAAGCCATTTGAGCCTGACGAACTTATTGCCCGCGTGAACGCCATGATGCGCATAAGAAGGCTTTACCAGAGCCTGAGAGATGAACGTCGTGAAAACAAGAGGTTAAGTTACACCCTGGACGCCTCTGGAAAACTTGGAAACCTCCTGGGACGCTCGTCCAAGATGAGAGAAATTTGTGACCTCATACTGGATATATCCGGTTCTGATTCAAATGTGCTTATTCAGGGGGAGTCCGGCACCGGTAAAGAGGTTATTGCGAAGGCTATCCATGGACAAAGTCTTAGGAAGAATGGCCCGTTTGTTGTAGTCAATTGCGCCGCCTACGCGGAGACACTTTTGCAATCCGAACTATTCGGTCATGAAAAGGGCGCTTTTACTGGAGCGATCAGGTCCAAGAAGGGAAGATTCGAACAGGCGAACGGTGGCGCTATCTTTCTGGATGAAATTGGCGAGGTAAGTCTGCCTACCCAGGTCGTATTATTAAGAGTTATCCAGGAAAAGCGCTTTGAACGAGTAGGAGGGGAGGCGACTGTGGCTACGGATGCAAGGATTATAGCGGCCACGAACAAGGATCTCAAAAAGTCCATGGTTGGAGGGTCCTTCAGGGAAGACCTATATTGGAGACTGAACGTTATTAACATAGAGATTCCACCCCTGAGAGAAAGAAAAGAGGATATCCCTCAACTCGTGAATAATTTTGTCGATCTTTTCAATCGAAAGTTAGGAAAGAACGTGAGAAAAATCGGTGCACAGGCGATGGACCTTATTTTTCAGTATCATTGGCCCGGGAATGTGCGGCAACTGGAAAACGCCGTGGAACGTTCAGTGGTTCTTTGCAAAGAAGACATAATAAGGCCGGATGATCTTCCGCAGGAATTGCGCCCACTAGATTCTTCTGTCATCGGAGCGAGTGGCTCGCGGACAAACCTGGAAACTCTTGAACGTGAACACGTGAAGTCGGTTTTGGAACAATGTGGATGGAATAAATTTAGGGCTGCTCAACTGATGGGAATAAGCAGGAGCACTCTTTACAGCAAGATGAAAAAACATGAACTTGTAGGGCCAGGCTAA
- a CDS encoding DUF262 domain-containing protein, with amino-acid sequence MAYKSRTLFRLIEEINGGIYLPHIQRPFVWDLDQMLKLFDSLMRNYPIQTFLFWRTKDEIKARKFMEQIEWDPNLSNFYEPNISKEGCEKVFVLDGQQRLQTLYAIFRGAIMSEKDVRQEAYFNITSGEEINDSGLLYELKFIEKPCDPFWYRVSDLLGKDAQRNVEELADQLNDILDGLKQTDDITLPEGLNPQKDRARRVRRNISQLISILREDRHFWVEELDGVANKFPYKTVLDIFVRVNSGGTKLDASDLMFAAMKEGWQEIEEAIDNATGLLNGVNLQFDKTFVLKCLLVAHGKGSETSEEKFKGDGGEKLLQEIRNNWDQSENVFHELRDFMANDLKICSDKVIRSYTSFIPLFDFLYQNPKPNERSRALMKGYYYKAQLFGWYSQGTDTIVNALHSIVAKSSSGSFPMGEILQYFEQRGAPIKLIKSHLTQNRHRFILLNLIYVDQMGASPFDVRHKGNQPQVDHIYPRYATMTNFALNSSQVNTLGNYRFVGAMDNNRKRAEHPASYFSKLKAAGIVPPQLELDKTSDRIVTGERRYWNEEPEELHT; translated from the coding sequence ATGGCCTACAAAAGTCGAACACTCTTCCGACTCATAGAAGAAATTAACGGTGGTATTTATCTGCCCCATATTCAACGGCCATTTGTGTGGGATCTGGATCAAATGCTCAAATTATTCGACAGCCTTATGAGGAACTATCCAATACAAACATTCCTGTTTTGGCGGACCAAAGATGAAATTAAAGCCCGTAAATTTATGGAGCAAATTGAATGGGATCCTAACCTGAGCAATTTTTATGAGCCCAACATCAGCAAGGAAGGTTGTGAAAAAGTATTCGTGCTTGATGGACAACAGCGACTCCAGACTCTCTATGCTATTTTTCGTGGCGCTATTATGTCCGAAAAAGATGTTAGGCAAGAAGCATATTTCAATATTACGAGTGGAGAGGAAATCAATGATTCTGGACTACTGTATGAACTGAAATTCATAGAAAAACCATGCGATCCTTTTTGGTATAGGGTCTCTGATCTCCTCGGCAAAGATGCGCAACGCAACGTAGAGGAATTAGCCGATCAATTAAATGACATTCTAGATGGACTTAAACAAACAGACGATATCACCTTGCCAGAAGGATTAAATCCTCAGAAGGACCGTGCAAGGCGTGTTCGACGAAACATAAGTCAATTGATCTCGATACTCCGCGAAGATCGACACTTTTGGGTGGAAGAACTAGATGGTGTTGCAAACAAGTTTCCCTATAAGACAGTGTTGGACATCTTTGTAAGGGTTAACTCCGGGGGAACAAAACTGGATGCGTCCGACCTAATGTTTGCTGCAATGAAAGAGGGTTGGCAAGAAATTGAGGAGGCTATTGACAATGCTACGGGACTGTTGAACGGTGTAAATCTTCAATTCGATAAAACATTTGTGTTGAAGTGCCTGTTAGTTGCTCATGGAAAGGGATCGGAAACATCAGAAGAGAAATTTAAGGGAGATGGCGGCGAAAAACTACTACAGGAAATTAGAAATAACTGGGATCAGTCTGAAAACGTATTTCATGAACTACGTGATTTTATGGCAAATGATTTAAAAATATGTTCAGACAAAGTTATACGAAGCTACACAAGTTTCATTCCATTATTTGATTTTCTTTATCAGAACCCCAAGCCAAATGAAAGAAGCCGAGCGCTAATGAAGGGTTATTATTACAAAGCTCAACTTTTCGGGTGGTATTCTCAAGGCACAGACACTATCGTAAACGCACTTCACAGTATTGTTGCCAAGTCTTCGTCAGGTTCCTTCCCAATGGGCGAAATACTACAATACTTTGAACAAAGAGGAGCCCCAATCAAACTGATAAAAAGCCATCTTACGCAAAATCGACATCGTTTTATTTTGCTGAATCTAATATACGTCGATCAAATGGGTGCATCACCCTTCGACGTACGGCATAAAGGAAATCAGCCTCAAGTAGATCACATTTATCCTCGATATGCCACTATGACGAACTTTGCTCTGAACTCAAGTCAAGTCAATACCCTTGGCAATTATCGATTTGTTGGAGCAATGGACAATAATCGGAAGCGAGCAGAACATCCTGCAAGTTATTTTTCTAAACTCAAGGCTGCTGGCATTGTGCCGCCTCAGTTGGAATTGGACAAGACCTCCGATAGAATAGTTACTGGAGAGCGGAGGTATTGGAATGAGGAACCGGAGGAATTACACACCTGA